One genomic segment of Methanothermococcus okinawensis IH1 includes these proteins:
- a CDS encoding DUF2080 family transposase-associated protein: MARGRKSKSERYFVQSGIVRQSGNSGAIYVPAEYIGVEYEVKIKLNSKKEEDD; encoded by the coding sequence ATGGCAAGAGGTAGAAAATCAAAATCAGAAAGATACTTTGTTCAGAGTGGAATAGTTAGGCAGTCTGGAAATTCAGGGGCAATATATGTTCCAGCAGAATATATTGGAGTGGAATATGAAGTTAAGATTAAACTTAACAGCAAAAAAGAAGAGGATGATTAA
- a CDS encoding winged helix-turn-helix transcriptional regulator: MLLKILSRKYTKKLLNMLNDKGRVSYGELENTLKISSSTLSQILKELQDYNLITYKKVAENKRIPKKYYSLTEKGKKALIFYKLEQELEKLDENQNIIIKYQIINSKNHTVINNANVVNIK; the protein is encoded by the coding sequence ATGCTACTAAAAATTCTATCAAGAAAATATACAAAAAAACTCCTTAACATGTTAAATGATAAAGGGAGAGTAAGCTATGGAGAACTAGAAAACACTCTAAAAATAAGTAGTAGCACACTATCACAAATACTAAAAGAATTACAAGATTATAACTTAATAACCTACAAAAAAGTTGCAGAAAATAAAAGAATACCAAAAAAATATTATTCACTAACTGAAAAAGGAAAAAAGGCACTAATATTTTACAAATTAGAACAAGAATTAGAAAAATTAGATGAAAACCAAAATATCATAATAAAATACCAAATAATAAACAGTAAAAATCACACCGTTATCAACAATGCTAATGTTGTTAATATAAAATAA
- a CDS encoding tyrosine-type recombinase/integrase produces the protein MNEVSKELVRKYLDFHSSKSKETLKRYRSSLHIFMEFFPDKSWDDITVDDAIFFYNSYLSKVSKDTVVKRLKDVSRFLDWCVEYKYILQNNIKLYVKSLKLQNNGRDISLNEEEVNILLSNIKDYLYYVYTLFILTTGVRISEFKNITMNDIHLEDRLVYIRGGKGNKDRMVFICDELYPFLSNYIKHREMLNPKTDKLVNKNGYKLSEGHICEYRDYLREVSKGLSVKVTPHVLRHTFGTLACKHGMNLQVLSKLMGHSSMAITSKYLHPDRDTMKNDLNKTMSRIFKDL, from the coding sequence TTGAATGAAGTATCTAAAGAATTAGTCAGGAAGTATTTGGATTTTCATTCTTCAAAGAGTAAAGAGACTTTAAAGAGATATAGAAGTTCTTTACATATTTTCATGGAATTTTTTCCAGATAAGTCTTGGGATGATATAACTGTTGATGATGCAATATTTTTTTATAATTCGTATTTATCAAAAGTTTCAAAAGATACAGTTGTTAAAAGATTAAAGGATGTTTCAAGGTTTTTAGATTGGTGTGTTGAATATAAATATATTCTTCAAAATAATATAAAGTTGTATGTTAAATCCTTGAAGTTGCAGAATAACGGGAGAGATATATCTCTTAATGAGGAAGAAGTTAATATTTTGCTTTCTAACATTAAAGATTATCTTTATTATGTATATACTCTGTTTATTTTAACGACTGGAGTTAGGATATCGGAGTTTAAAAATATTACAATGAATGATATTCACTTAGAAGATAGGTTGGTATATATTAGAGGAGGTAAAGGGAATAAAGATAGAATGGTTTTTATTTGTGATGAACTTTATCCTTTTTTGAGTAATTATATAAAACATAGAGAAATGTTGAATCCTAAGACTGATAAGCTTGTTAATAAAAATGGATATAAACTTTCAGAAGGTCATATTTGTGAGTATAGGGATTATCTAAGAGAAGTTTCAAAAGGTTTGTCTGTAAAGGTTACTCCTCATGTATTGCGTCATACATTTGGAACATTAGCTTGTAAGCATGGAATGAATTTGCAAGTGTTATCTAAACTTATGGGTCATTCTAGCATGGCTATTACTTCGAAGTATTTGCATCCAGATAGGGACACTATGAAAAATGATTTAAACAAAACCATGAGTCGGATATTTAAGGATTTATGA
- the cobJ gene encoding precorrin-3B C(17)-methyltransferase, translated as MLYIVGIGPGNEDFFTKEAESILNNVDLIVCYKGYEKFIKRFNKPIYTSGMRKEIDRTIYALNEAKDKDVALVSSGDATIYGMASLAYELRQKNNINVPIKVIGGLTSASICSAILGAPLNHDFCVISLSDLLTPLDVILNRVKCALEGDFVIAVYNPLSKSRKEPFLKTIDIIKNYADERKINYIIGIVKNAGRDSEEYKLTTINDLINNLDEHMSYIDMNTTLIVGNSNTKIVDNKMITPRGYLNKYLKD; from the coding sequence ATGCTTTATATCGTTGGAATAGGGCCCGGCAATGAAGATTTTTTTACAAAAGAGGCAGAATCTATTTTAAATAATGTTGATTTAATTGTCTGCTATAAAGGTTATGAAAAATTTATAAAAAGATTTAATAAGCCAATTTACACATCAGGTATGAGAAAAGAAATTGATAGAACGATTTATGCACTAAATGAAGCAAAGGATAAAGATGTAGCACTTGTATCAAGTGGAGACGCCACCATCTATGGTATGGCATCATTAGCCTATGAGCTCAGGCAAAAAAATAACATCAATGTTCCCATAAAAGTGATAGGTGGTTTAACATCTGCAAGCATATGCTCTGCAATATTGGGAGCTCCGTTAAATCATGATTTTTGTGTAATTAGTTTGAGTGATTTACTTACACCATTGGACGTCATCCTAAATAGAGTTAAATGTGCATTGGAAGGAGATTTTGTTATTGCAGTATATAATCCATTAAGTAAATCAAGAAAAGAACCATTTTTAAAGACTATTGATATTATTAAAAATTATGCCGATGAGAGAAAAATAAATTATATTATTGGAATTGTTAAAAATGCTGGAAGAGATTCAGAAGAATATAAATTAACTACAATAAATGATTTAATAAATAATTTGGATGAGCATATGTCATACATTGATATGAATACAACATTAATAGTTGGAAATTCAAACACAAAAATAGTAGATAATAAAATGATTACTCCAAGGGGCTATTTGAATAAATATTTAAAAGATTAA